The following are encoded together in the Oncorhynchus kisutch isolate 150728-3 linkage group LG8, Okis_V2, whole genome shotgun sequence genome:
- the LOC109895337 gene encoding transcription factor PU.1 isoform X1, with product MLHPYRMEGYLISPGPASEDMYEPDIYRQQMSEYSYPYVIDAESQGDHWDYHTTHHAHPLDFDNLPGGHFTELQSVQQLHLPSMARYSDVDTLSLDPGLGGHNHALPPPVPYYPRAMGYLHPSPQTMRSSDDEEPGGRSPPLEVSDEECLRDHIAHVTRGELGNKKKIRLYQFLLDLLRNGDMKDSIWWVDRDKGTFQFSSKHKEALAHRWGVQKGNRKKMTYQKMARALRNYGKTGEVKKVKKKLTYQFSGEVLGGRSHLERRPYSHL from the exons ATGTTGCATCCGTACAGAATGGAGGGGTACCTCATCTCACCTGGTCCT GCATCAGAAGACATGTACGAACCCGACATCTATAGACAACAGATGTCAGAATATTCATATCCGTATGTCATCGATGCAGAGAGTCAAGGAG ATCACTGGGACTATCACACCACTCATCATGCCCATCCTCTGGACTTTGACAACCTCCCAGGGGGCCACTTCACTGAGCTCCAGAGTGTCCAGCAACTACATCTACCCAGTATGGCTCGTTACAGCGATGTTGACACTCTCTCTCTGGACCCTGGCCTTGGGGGACACAACCATGCCCTACCCCCACCG GTGCCATATTACCCTCGTGCCATGGGCTACTTGCACCCCTCTCCTCAGACGATGAGGAGCTCAGACGACGAGGAGCCAGGAGGCCGCAGCCCTCCACTAGAAGTGTCCGATGAGGAGTGTCTGAGGGACCACATCGCCCACGTAACAAGGGGAGAATTGG GCAACAAGAAGAAGATCCGTCTGTACCAGTTCCTGCTGGATCTGCTGAGGAATGGGGACATGAAGGACAGTATCTGGTGGGTGGACAGGGACAAGGGCACCTTCCAGTTCTCCTCGAAACACAAGGAGGCACTGGCACATCGGTGGGGCGTACAGAAGGGCAACCGCAAGAAAATGACCTACCAGAAGATGGCACGGGCTCTTCGCAACTACGGCAAGACAGGCGAGGTCAAAAAGGTCAAGAAGAAGCTGACTTATCAGTTCAGTGGTGAAGTGCTGGGGGGGAGGTCTCACTTGGAGAGGAGGCCATATTCCCATTTGTAG
- the LOC109895337 gene encoding transcription factor PU.1 isoform X2, with amino-acid sequence MLLLEDLVTASEDMYEPDIYRQQMSEYSYPYVIDAESQGDHWDYHTTHHAHPLDFDNLPGGHFTELQSVQQLHLPSMARYSDVDTLSLDPGLGGHNHALPPPVPYYPRAMGYLHPSPQTMRSSDDEEPGGRSPPLEVSDEECLRDHIAHVTRGELGNKKKIRLYQFLLDLLRNGDMKDSIWWVDRDKGTFQFSSKHKEALAHRWGVQKGNRKKMTYQKMARALRNYGKTGEVKKVKKKLTYQFSGEVLGGRSHLERRPYSHL; translated from the exons GCATCAGAAGACATGTACGAACCCGACATCTATAGACAACAGATGTCAGAATATTCATATCCGTATGTCATCGATGCAGAGAGTCAAGGAG ATCACTGGGACTATCACACCACTCATCATGCCCATCCTCTGGACTTTGACAACCTCCCAGGGGGCCACTTCACTGAGCTCCAGAGTGTCCAGCAACTACATCTACCCAGTATGGCTCGTTACAGCGATGTTGACACTCTCTCTCTGGACCCTGGCCTTGGGGGACACAACCATGCCCTACCCCCACCG GTGCCATATTACCCTCGTGCCATGGGCTACTTGCACCCCTCTCCTCAGACGATGAGGAGCTCAGACGACGAGGAGCCAGGAGGCCGCAGCCCTCCACTAGAAGTGTCCGATGAGGAGTGTCTGAGGGACCACATCGCCCACGTAACAAGGGGAGAATTGG GCAACAAGAAGAAGATCCGTCTGTACCAGTTCCTGCTGGATCTGCTGAGGAATGGGGACATGAAGGACAGTATCTGGTGGGTGGACAGGGACAAGGGCACCTTCCAGTTCTCCTCGAAACACAAGGAGGCACTGGCACATCGGTGGGGCGTACAGAAGGGCAACCGCAAGAAAATGACCTACCAGAAGATGGCACGGGCTCTTCGCAACTACGGCAAGACAGGCGAGGTCAAAAAGGTCAAGAAGAAGCTGACTTATCAGTTCAGTGGTGAAGTGCTGGGGGGGAGGTCTCACTTGGAGAGGAGGCCATATTCCCATTTGTAG